From a single Phocoena sinus isolate mPhoSin1 chromosome 1, mPhoSin1.pri, whole genome shotgun sequence genomic region:
- the LOC116743479 gene encoding LOW QUALITY PROTEIN: hypoxanthine-guanine phosphoribosyltransferase-like (The sequence of the model RefSeq protein was modified relative to this genomic sequence to represent the inferred CDS: substituted 2 bases at 2 genomic stop codons), with amino-acid sequence MVTCSPTVMISDNEPGYDLDLFCVPNHYAEDLEKVFIPRGLIMDRTEQLARDVMEEMGGRHIVALCVLNGGLXILCXPADYIKALNRNSDRSIPMMVDFIRLKSYCNDQSTGDIKVIGGDDLSTLTGKNILIIEGIIDTDKTVQTLLPLVEQHNPKMVKVASLLVKRTPQSVGYRPDFVAFEIPGKSVVGYALDYNEYFRNLNHVRVISETRKAKYKA; translated from the exons ATGGTGACCTGCAGCCCCACCGTCATGATTAGTGATAATGAACCAGGTTATGACCTGGATTTATTTTGTGTACCTAATCATTATGCTGAGGATTTGGAAAAGGTGTTTATTCCTCGTGGACTAATTATGGACAGGACTGAACAGCTTGCTCGAGATgtgatggaggagatgggagGCCGTCACATCGTGGCCCTTTGTGTGCTCAACGGGGGGCTATAAATTCTTTGCTGACCTGCTGATTACATCAAAGCACTGAACAGAAATAGCGATAGATCCATTCCTATGATGGTAGACTTTATCAGACTGAAGAGCTACTGTAATGACCAGTCAACAGGTGACATAAAA gtaattgGTGGAGATGATCTCTCAACTTTGACTGGAAAGAATATCTTGATTATTGAAGGTATCATTGACACTGACAAAACAGTGCAAACCTTGCTTCCCTTGGTCGAACAGCATAATCCAAAGATGGTCAAGGTTGCAAGTTTGCTGGTGAAAAGGACGCCTCAAAGTGTTGGATATAGACCAGACTTTGTTGCATTTGAAATTCCAGGCAAGTCTGTTGTAGGATATGCCCTTGACTATAATGAATACTTCAGGAATTTGAATCATGTTCGTGTCATCAGTGAAACtagaaaagcaaaatacaaagcCTGA